In the Magnolia sinica isolate HGM2019 chromosome 15, MsV1, whole genome shotgun sequence genome, one interval contains:
- the LOC131228072 gene encoding transcription termination factor MTERF8, chloroplastic-like yields the protein MFHFLYYKKLLQINIQTLQIQSLQNPFLKSYCQTNPPSSLLQYLQKSLGFSPEEALTASKRLKHKTPKNPDAVLTFLKSQGFSKTHIKSIINRIPQLLSAMPESSLRPKIQFFKEKGLSESDVVGLIVAKPNILTASLEKRLKPFFYFLHSLLGADRVVIDSLKQPRFGFDQYKMVSNLTILQNCGVPNHHVLKFLVKEPAVLAADSARFNEAVKMVQEMGFDSSTRLFMEAVRVILKLSRPVWDMKFKVYRSFGWSDKEILSAFRRHPICIMLSEEKIRRGLDFFMKELDWSPSYSASYAALLLLNLEKRILPRHRLLQFLASKGLIRKYKKLGWSFVMGEEKFMEKYVMKYRTEVPEILEIYEGMIGSKGLDIKDG from the coding sequence atgttcCATTTCCTTTATTACAAAAAACTCCTacaaatcaacatacaaacactcCAAATCCAATCCCTACAAAACCCATTTCTAAAATCCTATTGCCAAACAAACCCACCTTCTTCTCTCTTGCAATACCTCCAAAAATCACTTGGGTTCTCTCCAGAAGAGGCTCTAACAGCCTCCAAACGTCTCAAACATAAGACCCCGAAAAACCCAGATGCTGTCCTCACATTCCTTAAATCACAGGGATTCTCAAAAACCCACATCAAATCCATCATCAATAGAATACCACAACTTCTCTCGGCCATGCCCGAGTCCAGCTTAAGGCCCAAGATCCAATTCTTCAAAGAGAAGGGCCTTTCCGAATCTGatgtggtgggcctcatcgtTGCGAAACCCAACATCTTGACCGCCAGCCTTGAAAAGCGTTTAAAACCGTTCTTCTATTTCCTCCACAGCCTTTTGGGTGCGGACAGAGTCGTGATCGATTCACTCAAGCAGCCGCGGTTCGGATTTGATCAGTACAAAATGGTGTCCAATTTGACCATTTTGCAGAACTGCGGCGTCCCAAATCATCACGTTTTGAAATTTCTTGTGAAAGAACCGGCAGTGTTGGCTGCAGACTCCGCTCGGTTTAATGAGGCTGTGAAGATGGTTCAGGAAATGGGGTTCGATTCATCAACCCGTTTGTTCATGGAAGCAGTCCGTGTGATTCTGAAACTGAGCCGTCCGGTGTGGGACATGAAATTCAAGGTCTATAGGAGTTTCGGATGGTCAGATAAGGAGATATTGTCAGCTTTCCGTAGGCATCCGATCTGCATTATGCTATCGGAGGAGAAGATTAGGAGGGGGTTGGATTTCTTTATGAAGGAGTTGGATTGGAGTCCTTCTTACAGTGCATCCTACGCGGCCCTTCTCCTCCTTAACTTGGAGAAGAGGATCTTGCCCAGGCATAGGCTTCTGCAGTTTTTGGCATCGAAGGGCCTGATTAGGAAGTATAAGAAGTTAGGATGGAGTTTTGTGATGGGTGAGGAGAAGTTCATGGAGAAGTACGTGATGAAGTACCGGACAGAGGTTCCAGAGATATTGGAGATTTATGAGGGCATGATCGGGTCAAAGGGACTCGATATCAAGGATGGATGA